One segment of Tetrapisispora phaffii CBS 4417 chromosome 1, complete genome DNA contains the following:
- the DNA2 gene encoding bifunctional ATP-dependent DNA helicase/ssDNA endodeoxyribonuclease DNA2 (similar to Saccharomyces cerevisiae DNA2 (YHR164C); ancestral locus Anc_5.75), translated as MPSTPTKQNTKRDATTPIVNKDDIKQPTKIANVTKTKKHKKYHFAPVNNFVPGGRTPENTVLKSISVSQIRNTAHHEISTSNNNKLQPPLNIKPGEVKLNTTPVKMHRPVKNLEKQREAEEFLPTQEVVWRYSPSKQPEKSVTSSSPEKCYRHSFTSSDRKEIESTPIAPSRLQSILNFKHIEVEEKKEYQQQSIKKDSHKDIVDSTNVKTTSNLLRDIDDILDDLGSLNTLNPSFPNMNEIPSSPTDRKFKKEANGTKDRLATDVSNKNLNDNTKNDTVSHKDILNISNKSKAQTTNSKTAIQKNNQNAQDLNNKDNFNNIVNFEDDEEDDDLDSLIEILTQKLPVEKLPISDTQSDNTNTTNNKHTDSGNNDFLLEYLDSSDDEVSNTNNQTSTSNNRNEDEMSPKPIDDESKRHMYMERAKCAVIKDGISRLVITNVHEVQVPKIGRQKILKSINSSGELTSVILRHPWVYLDVEDGDVIHIIEGINSKNKMLLSDDKDPQTQKPNDNLLVVNPDILLSATTIGTSLDCFRRAVIQSQFQDYRGVPSKVMLIGNIVHELLQEALKHKLNYLTLESTFLETTLDSILESNRFGIITCNSSVEELKAQILEEQVENIKDFVNKFVKSKPNTASVCTSGSRKKTFMSISNIIDIEENIWSPNYGLKGYLDATLEVKINGQYFLTPLEIKTGKSKQNSHEAQGLTYTFLLNDRYELPVDFFLLLYTRYNDISKYDKILHSVRHVFMLRNQMANKLKYQLNEIKDMSVNDMELPPILRGSVCDNCFVKQECITLHKLSKTEIYDNNDFRDGEYDTLTGHLLENEIKYREFFKKYYDLLRKEESSMLWMNSSLFLIDSQRKEAEFGNCLSNLSISKCTKDDDQDGRYLYEFTKMNTEHSDHLFSNFSKNEPVFISDEEGNFVICQGSVASVSDTLITISTKRSILYNKTKKNQGNAGLARSVLLPNNSSAALLDIQNLVKYRIDKNEIKYGLSMVRYNLLNLFLPPVSKSDIVIDELTGKERLLKASEGGDYNTRKFIVDGVEPRFRKNTEQPIIQYEQPKDSTFNNDQLKAIDMITRAEDYALVLGMPGTGKTTLIAEIIRHIVGNGKTVLLTSYTHSAVDNVLLKINTLESNIIRLGSKKRIHPGVHKYIPSYDNISNFEEYSNLINNASLVGTTCLGITDIMFSLKERDFDYVILDEASQVSLPVALGPLRYGSKFIMIGDHFQLPPLIINEAARKGGLDVSPFQILCEKHPANVIYLTYQYRMCEDIAKLSNSMMYDGQLKCGTDAVRTQTLNIPNSSSVHKFYKEKSHPWLDHVLKEQNRVLLLNYDRCEAISETVENNNIKNLGEAQLTYDCVRCLIETGVPVSEIGVMSLYRGQINCLQDILTREMSKGLEILTADQFQGRDKKCIIISLVRSNKEQNSGSLMKEMRRINVAMTRARSKLIIIGSKKMIKSVKQLEHFVEIIESNNWFYELPENCLDSYDFGLSVFSELEKKATRKLDTTNIKKDSKLLDSKPIIKQFLSEI; from the coding sequence ATGCCAAGTACTCCAACTAAGCAGAATACAAAACGAGATGCGACTACTCCAATTGTTAATAAAGATGATATAAAGCAGCCTACGAAAATAGCAAATGttacaaaaacaaaaaagcATAAAAAGTACCATTTTGCACcagtaaataattttgtcCCGGGAGGACGGACTCCAGAGAACACTGTCTTGAAGTCAATATCTGTATCACAAATTAGGAACACAGCACATCATGAGATATCTACTTCgaacaacaacaaattACAACCACCATTAAACATTAAACCAGGTGAAGTAAAGTTGAATACTACGCCAGTTAAAATGCATAGGCCTGTTAAAAATTTGGAGAAGCAAAGAGAAGCGGAGGAATTTTTACCAACGCAGGAAGTTGTGTGGAGATATTCTCCTTCAAAACAACCTGAAAAATCAGTAACATCTTCTAGTCCAGAAAAGTGTTATAGACATTCATTTACTAGCAGCGATAGAAAGGAAATTGAATCGACACCAATAGCACCCAGTAGGTTGCAAAGTATCTTAAACTTCAAACATATCGAGGTTGAAGAGAAAAAGGAATACCAACAACAAAGCATCAAAAAAGATAGTCATAAAGATATTGTAGATTCTACTAACGTTAAAACGACTTCAAACTTACTTAGAGATATAGATGATATACTTGATGATTTGGGGTCACTTAATACATTAAATCCCAGCTTCCCGAACATGAATGAGATCCCATCGTCACCTACTGATAGAAAATTTAAGAAGGAGGCAAATGGAACAAAAGACAGATTGGCAACCGatgtttcaaataaaaacttGAATGATAATACGAAAAATGACACAGTCAGTCACAAAGATATTCTTAATATTTCTAACAAAAGTAAGGCACAAACTACAAATTCAAAGACAgctattcaaaaaaataatcaaaatgCTCAAGAtcttaataataaagataatttcaacaatataGTAAActttgaagatgatgaggaagatgatgatttagaCTCACTCATTGAGATATTAACTCAAAAGCTGCCTGTGGAAAAGCTACCAATATCAGATACACAAAGTGATAATACAAATACAACTAATAATAAGCATACTGATTCTGGAAACAAcgattttttattagaatatTTAGATAGTAGCGATGATGAAGTATCAAATACGAACAACCAAACTTCAACGTCAAATAACCGAAATGAAGACGAAATGTCTCCAAAACCTATTGATGACGAATCCAAACGACATATGTATATGGAAAGAGCTAAATGTGCAGTAATTAAGGATGGAATAAGTCGGTTAGTTATTACTAACGTACATGAAGTACAAGTGCCAAAAATAGGAAggcaaaaaatattaaagtcTATTAATTCTTCCGGTGAATTAACCTCTGTCATACTACGACATCCGTGGGTATACCTGGATGTAGAGGATGGAGATGTAATTCACATTATAGAAGGTATTAATAGTAAGAACAAAATGTTACTTTCTGATGATAAAGACCCTCAAACTCAAAAACCAAATGACAATCTATTAGTTGTAAACCCcgatattttattatctgCTACTACAATTGGAACTTCATTAGACTGCTTTAGAAGAGCCGTTATTCAATCCCAATTTCAAGATTACAGGGGTGTTCCTAGTAAAGTCATGTTAATTGGTAATATTGTCCACGAGCTACTGCAGGAAGCTTTGAAACATAAGTTAAACTATTTGACATTAGAATCCACTTTTTTAGAAACTACTTTGGATTCTATTTTAGAGAGTAATCGGTTTGGAATAATCACATGCAATTCAAGTgttgaagaattgaaagCACAAATCCTAGAAGAACaagttgaaaatattaaagattttgttaataaatttgtaAAAAGTAAACCTAATACAGCAAGTGTGTGTACATCAGGTTCTAGAAAGAAAACTTTTATgtcaatatcaaatattattgacattgaagaaaatatctGGTCCCCAAACTATGGTTTAAAAGGTTATCTAGACGCTACTTTAGAAGTCAAAATTAACggtcaatattttttaactcCCTTAGAAATTAAGACTGGTAAATCAAAGCAAAATTCTCACGAAGCACAAGGACTTACTTATACCTTTCTATTAAATGATAGGTATGAACTGCCTGTtgattttttcttattacTCTACACTAGATATAAcgatatttcaaaatatgataaaattttgCATTCAGTAAGACATGTTTTTATGTTAAGAAACCAAATGGCTAATAAACTTAAATACCAActaaatgaaataaaagacATGTCTGTTAATGATATGGAATTACCTCCAATCCTTAGAGGATCGGTTTGCGATAATTGTTTTGTTAAGCAAGAATGTATTACACTTCATAAATTGTCAAAAACTGAGatttatgataataatgactTTCGAGACGGTGAATATGATACTTTGACAGGTCATTTGctagaaaatgaaattaaatatcgAGAATTTTTTAAGAAGTATTATGATTTGTTACGTAAAGAGGAATCAAGTATGTTGTGGATGAATTCTTCGTTATTTCTAATTGATAGTCAAAGAAAAGAAGCAGAATTTGGGAATTGTTTATCCAATTTATCCATTTCAAAATGTACTAAAGATGACGATCAGGATGGGAGATATTTATATGAGTTTACTAAAATGAATACAGAACACTCAGATCAtctattttctaatttttctaaaaatGAGCCAGTGTTTATAAGCGATGAGGAAGgtaattttgttatatGCCAGGGTTCTGTAGCTTCTGTCTCAGACACGTTAATAACCATTTCAACAAAGAGAAGCATACTCTATAACAAAACTAAGAAAAATCAAGGTAACGCAGGCTTAGCCCGTAGTGTACTTTTACCAAATAATTCGAGTGCTGCATTATTAGACATACAAAATTTAGTGAAGTATAGAATTgacaaaaatgaaattaaatacGGATTATCAATGGTCAGGTATAATTTgctaaatttatttttacctCCAGTTTCTAAATCTGATATAGTAATCGATGAATTAACAGGTAAGGAACGCTTATTAAAAGCCTCAGAAGGTGGTGATTATAATACAAGGAAATTCATTGTTGATGGAGTAGAACCTAGATTTAGGAAAAACACTGAACAACcaattattcaatatgAACAACCAAAAGATTCTACTTTCAATAATGACCAACTTAAAGCCATCGATATGATAACTAGAGCAGAAGATTATGCCTTGGTTCTGGGTATGCCCGGTACAGGAAAAACGACGTTAATAGCAGAAATAATAAGACATATTGTAGGTAATGGTAAGACAGTCTTGTTGACATCTTATACACATTCAGCAGTAGATAATGtcttattgaaaataaatactCTGGAgtcaaatattattagattaGGTtctaaaaaaagaattcaTCCTGGTgttcataaatatattccttcatatgataatatatctaACTTCGAAGAGTATTCGAACTTAATCAACAACGCATCATTAGTTGGTACTACTTGTTTAGGTATCACTGATATCATGTTCTCGTTGAAAGAACGTGATTTTGATTATGTCATTTTAGATGAAGCTAGTCAAGTATCGTTACCAGTAGCTCTAGGTCCTTTAAGATATGGATCtaaatttataatgatTGGTGATCATTTTCAACTGCCTCCTCTTATAATCAATGAAGCAGCTCGTAAAGGAGGGCTTGATGTATCCCCTTTTCAAATTCTGTGTGAGAAGCATCCTGCTAATGTCATTTATTTGACTTATCAATATAGAATGTGTGAAGATATTGCTAAATTATCCAATTCTATGATGTATGATGGTCAGTTGAAGTGTGGAACTGATGCCGTTAGGACTCAAACCTTAAACATCCCTAATTCATCAAGTGTtcataaattttataaagaGAAGAGTCATCCTTGGTTAGATCACGttttaaaagaacaaaataGAGTTCTTCTATTAAACTATGACCGCTGTGAAGCTATCTCAGAAACagttgaaaataataatataaagaatCTTGGAGAAGCACAATTAACATACGATTGTGTTAGGTGTTTGATAGAAACTGGTGTGCCAGTGTCAGAAATAGGTGTTATGTCATTATACAGGGGACAAATTAACTGCTTACAAGATATTCTAACCAGAGAAATGTCAAAAGGCCTAGAAATATTGACAGCAGATCAATTTCAAGGTCGAGATAAGAAATGCATTATCATCTCCTTAGTCCGTAGCAATAAGGAGCAAAATAGTGGCTCGTTAATGAAAGAAATGAGACGTATTAATGTTGCTATGACAAGAGCTAGATCGaagttgataataattgggtcaaaaaaaatgataaaatctGTAAAACAATTAGAACATTTCGTCGAAATAATTGAGTCTAACAATTGGTTCTATGAGCTTCCTGAAAATTGTTTGGATAGTTATGACTTTGGACTATCAGTATTCTCAGAGCTTGAAAAAAAAGCAACCAGGAAATTAGATACAACCAATATCAAGAAAGATTCGAAACTCCTAGATTCGAAACCCATAATTAAACAATTCTTATCAGAAATATGA